CGACATCAAAGTATCACTGCTTACCAAACAACGCTCTATCGCTATTGGCCGAAACCTAGTGATAGCGGGTATCTTACGACCATTAATCAGCAACTTAACGCCACAATCAAAGCCTGATGAGTTTAAAGCTCAGGTTAATGCGTTGATTAATGATGCCCGAGCATGCTTTGTTGGGGTAACAGATACGCTTGATGATAACGCCAAGCCAGTGCGGGAAGTCACGCAATTGATACCTACTCGACCAACGCAAGTAGCACATAATACAGCGACATATGACAATTATCCCTATAACGATAATCGGGTATCGTTAAATAAAATAGAGAATAAAAGCAGTTTACATTCAATGGCTAATGTAAGTTTGTCTGACGCATTATCTAAATTTATTACCTCCAAACAAAAGCAGTCTGTCTCAGCCTTAACGGTCAAGCAGCTTAATCAACGTATAGGTCACTTTATTGAACGCACTCATTTAGATGATGTCAGCGCGATAACCAGTGCTGAAGCAATGGAATACAAAGACTGTTTATTAGAGGAGGGCAGAAGCCATAAAAGTAACAAAGATTACTTAGCTGCTGTGTCGCAATTTTTTAAATGGTGCAAGTTAATGCGCTACACCGCTGAAAACCCATTTGATGAAGTCAAGCTCACTAAACCCGCTAATCAGGCTGGACACGATTTAGCGCGTTTGCGCTGGCAACCTCACCAGATTAAGCAGGTTTTAAACTCCACCGCCTTTATCGACAAAAGTCAGGACTTTAAATGGATAACGCTACTCATGATGTATGGCGGCTTACGCCCAGCAGAAGCCTGTCAGTTGCATATTCATGATATTGAAGTCAAAGACGGTATCGCCTTAATGAACATCACTAACGCCAGTGCAGGCCAACAACTCAAGACAGAACAATCAAAACGCAAAGTACCGATACACCAGCAACTGATTGAACTTGGTTTTATGGATTTTGTAAAAAAACGCGCTGACCGGACATCAAAAGCAAAGCCGTTATTTCATTATCAACCCAGTCATGATGGTAACTGGTCACATACCTTTTGCCGTGAATTTGGCAAATTACTCGACCAACTTAACTTCACAGCAGGCAAGCGGCCAACAGCTTACTCATTCAGGCACACTTTTATTGATGAACTTAAACAAGGACAAATAGAAGAATCATTAGTGGCACAAATTGTCGGTCATGCTTATCAAAACATCACTTACGGACGTTACGGCAAAAAGTTTGATGTCAAAACACTCAAACCCGTCATAGATAGTATTCAATTTGAGCTAATTATTTCGCCAGAGCGCTTAAAATTAACCCATTAATCGTAAAATCTGAGCGAATTGAGAACCATAAATACGCTCAAATAACGCAAATAAAGCGCTTAGAAATCATATTGACGGTGATTTCCAGAGAGTTTTGTCATCTCTACGGGCAAAAATAATCACTGAAAATGGCTCAAAAATACCCATCCGACAGGAATTTAACGACATTAGCGCAAAATGTGACAGTAAATGGCCTTTATCGGGGTTAGGGCATCAGACAGGTACGAACAACGGTAAACATTTTACTACACCAGAGAGCGAGCTGTTTTGGGAAATTAAATGTTTCGCACTCTATGAGAGTAAAAAACATACAAAAATTGCTGTATTTAATTCTTAGCTTTTTGATGTCCAAAAAATGCTATTAAGCGCGTACAGGCGCTGTTTTTAGGCTCTAACTGGCAGATTTGTTACATCGAAAGTGAGTTATTTGAATATTGATAACAACAATAAATAGCTTTGAAGATTAACCCACTTGAAAAGTGGGATGACATAGTAACCCGGTACGCTCCTATCCCACTTTTGTTCCAAAAGGT
This Shewanella aestuarii DNA region includes the following protein-coding sequences:
- a CDS encoding tyrosine-type recombinase/integrase, with the protein product MYLFRATNCTYYTRMVLPAYLRDKGFSADIKVSLLTKQRSIAIGRNLVIAGILRPLISNLTPQSKPDEFKAQVNALINDARACFVGVTDTLDDNAKPVREVTQLIPTRPTQVAHNTATYDNYPYNDNRVSLNKIENKSSLHSMANVSLSDALSKFITSKQKQSVSALTVKQLNQRIGHFIERTHLDDVSAITSAEAMEYKDCLLEEGRSHKSNKDYLAAVSQFFKWCKLMRYTAENPFDEVKLTKPANQAGHDLARLRWQPHQIKQVLNSTAFIDKSQDFKWITLLMMYGGLRPAEACQLHIHDIEVKDGIALMNITNASAGQQLKTEQSKRKVPIHQQLIELGFMDFVKKRADRTSKAKPLFHYQPSHDGNWSHTFCREFGKLLDQLNFTAGKRPTAYSFRHTFIDELKQGQIEESLVAQIVGHAYQNITYGRYGKKFDVKTLKPVIDSIQFELIISPERLKLTH